One genomic region from Equus caballus isolate H_3958 breed thoroughbred chromosome 4, TB-T2T, whole genome shotgun sequence encodes:
- the TMEM229A gene encoding transmembrane protein 229A, with protein sequence MPSSSQSHLLAISPLRASAPANASRTAQDPRAERRKGAEKQGRLSSGDPLRDSAGRGCEAGEVETGGEGMGRARGRGVSAGDTLPEPAAEAAELRRGRDGVCTGLCISARSPRAAAPRRAAAPVRPRRVSAGAGRRDLAWDWRGGRGGAAAGGLGEPGGPRGPRAHQLPLPPGCGRDGAPCSSPGGRQRPGGGAGLGPSAPHLRAPGGGGAGSGSRAASEPMAGSDADSEGPARRGGAARRPGAPGGRGGEAAAGRPEPLSTAEAPAKGAALPAWMRLYFYGMHGITLDVLESSARRFARSPDLRMLGFSSPYRCLLHSLTHFALEKVYLQQRRCPSAFVFNFLLYPSAHVGLQTLAGQALLLSLGGGPGGAAAPGPLDLALQYVLALYHCQVFLKRFLRLRYQRQQQQPQQRRGAPPAPLGTRAPAAASGRRRRPRGPRGARGAPGQGLPDLFRFLFFGMHGFLDEIFFTFFFNVLGQGDGAASGHTSLWSFFMYGSCSFLVDKLYVHLHYSRGWGTWKRVPIYVIFIYVWELSWGLGLRTCGACSWDYSHYPLNFMGLITLMYLPGWIFLSVYQDLLSNVLWGVQYLPTN encoded by the coding sequence ATGCCCAGCAGCTCGCAGTCACACCTGTTAGCTATTTCTCCACTCCGTGCCTCCGCCCCGGCAAACGCCTCCCGCACAGCCCAGGATCCGCGGGCAGAGCGGCGGAAGGGGGCGGAGAAGCAGGGCCGGCTGTCTTCGGGGGACCCCCTGCGGGACTCTGCCGGGAGGGGCTGCGAGGCGGGAGAGGTCGAGACGGGCGGCGAGGGCATGGGGAGGGCCCGGGGAAGGGGCGTCTCTGCCGGCGATACGCTGCCAGAGCCCGCAGCCGAGGCGGCGGAGCTGCGCCGCGGCCGAGATGGGGTTTGCACCGGCCTCTGCATTTCTGCTCGCagcccccgcgccgccgcccctcGCCGGGCCGCGGCGCCCGTTAGGCCGCGCAGGGTGAGTGCGGGCGCCGGCCGGCGGGACCTCGCCTGGGACTGGAGGGGAGGGCGCGGCGGGGCCGCGGCGGGGGGACTCGGCGAGCCCGGCGGCCCGCGCGGCCCCCGAGCGCACCAGCTCCCGCTGCCGCCGGGCTGCGGCCGGGACGGAGCTCCCTGCTCGTCCCCCGGGGGCCGGCAGCGGCCGGGAGGCGGCGCGGGGCTCGGCCCTTCGGCCCCGCACCTCCGCGCacccgggggcggcggcgcgggctcGGGCTCCCGGGCAGCCTCCGAGCCCATGGCGGGCAGCGACGCGGACAGCGAGGGTCCGGCGCGGAggggcggcgcggcgcggcgcccGGGGGCCCCCGGCGGGCGGGGAGGCGAGGCAGCGGCCGGCCGCCCGGAGCCGCTGTCCACCGCTGAAGCTCCGGCCAAGGGCGCCGCGCTGCCCGCCTGGATGCGCCTCTACTTCTACGGGATGCACGGGATCACCCTGGACGTGCTCGAGTCCTCGGCGCGGCGCTTCGCCCGCAGCCCGGACCTCCGGATGCTGGGCTTCTCCTCGCCCTACCGCTGCCTCCTGCACTCGCTCACCCACTTCGCCCTGGAGAAGGTCTACCTGCAGCAGCGGCGCTGCCCCAGCGCCTTCGTCTTCAATTTCCTCCTGTACCCCTCGGCGCACGTGGGGCTGCAGACCCTGGCGGGACAGGCGCTGCTGCTCAGCCTGGGCGGCGGGCCGGGGGGCGCGGCGGCGCCGGGGCCGCTGGACCTGGCGCTGCAGTACGTGCTGGCGCTCTACCACTGCCAAGTGTTCCTGAAGCGCTTCCTGCGCTTGCGGTaccagcggcagcagcagcagccgcagcaGCGGCGGGGCGCGCCCCCCGCCCCTCTGGGCACCCGCGCCCCTGCGGCGGCCAGTGGCCGGCGGCGACGACCCCGCGGCCCCAGGGGTGCCAGGGGAGCCCCCGGCCAGGGGCTGCCGGACCTGTTCCGCTTTCTTTTCTTCGGAATGCACGGCTTTTTGGATGAGATCTTCTTCACCTTCTTCTTTAACGTGCTGGGGCAGGGGGACGGGGCAGCCAGCGGCCACACGTCGCTCTGGTCCTTCTTTATGTACGGCAGCTGCAGTTTCTTGGTGGACAAGCTCTACGTCCACCTCCACTACAGTCGCGGCTGGGGCACCTGGAAGCGGGTGCCCATTTACGTGATCTTCATCTACGTGTGGGAGTTGTCCTGGGGTCTGGGACTCCGCACCTGCGGCGCTTGTTCCTGGGACTATTCGCACTACCCGCTCAATTTCATGGGCCTCATCACCCTGATGTATTTACCTGGCTGGATATTCCTGAGCGTGTACCAGGACCTACTTTCCAACGTGTTGTGGGGGGTGCAGTACCTACCAACTAACTGA